From one Streptomyces sp. 846.5 genomic stretch:
- a CDS encoding cytidine deaminase, which produces MSDEAAPKAPVDSIDPEDKKIITLARSVRARNGVPEGAAVRDETGRTYVAGSVALESLRLSALQTAVAMAVASGAKGLEAAAVVSAAEAVAADDLAAVRDLGGAGTPVLLAGPDGTLRLTTPAS; this is translated from the coding sequence ATGAGCGACGAGGCGGCCCCCAAGGCTCCGGTGGATTCCATCGATCCCGAGGACAAGAAGATCATCACCCTGGCGCGGTCCGTCCGTGCCCGCAACGGCGTGCCCGAGGGCGCGGCGGTCCGCGACGAGACCGGGCGGACCTATGTCGCCGGGTCGGTGGCGCTGGAGTCGCTGCGGCTCAGCGCGCTGCAGACGGCGGTGGCGATGGCCGTGGCCAGCGGCGCCAAGGGGCTGGAGGCGGCGGCGGTCGTCAGCGCGGCCGAGGCGGTCGCCGCCGACGACCTCGCCGCGGTACGGGACCTCGGCGGCGCCGGCACCCCGGTGCTGCTGGCCGGCCCCGACGGCACCCTGCGGCTCACCACCCCCGCGAGCTGA
- a CDS encoding Uma2 family endonuclease: protein MGALMTVEPEVSWPVPPRDGWTADDLDRLPNLPPHTELLDGSLVFMSPQTAFHDRAMLLLQLGLFRTAPEDLDVRREMTVTIGPRNRPEPDLLVIKADALTSSRQTTFTPADVILAVEVVSPDSEERDLGVKPRKYAGAGISHFWRVENEDGLPVVHVFELERATKSYVPMGIFRGHLTLQVPFPIDIDLTAMNRRP from the coding sequence ATGGGAGCACTGATGACCGTCGAACCAGAGGTTTCCTGGCCTGTCCCCCCTCGGGACGGCTGGACCGCAGACGACCTTGACCGGCTTCCCAATCTGCCTCCGCACACGGAGCTGCTCGACGGGAGCCTCGTTTTCATGAGTCCGCAGACCGCCTTTCACGATCGGGCCATGCTGCTGCTCCAACTAGGCCTGTTCCGGACAGCTCCTGAGGACCTGGACGTGCGGCGTGAGATGACAGTCACGATCGGTCCGCGCAACCGCCCGGAGCCAGATCTTCTGGTCATCAAGGCCGATGCGCTGACGTCGTCCAGGCAGACCACGTTCACGCCGGCCGATGTGATCCTCGCCGTCGAAGTCGTCTCGCCGGACTCCGAGGAGCGCGATCTGGGTGTGAAGCCGCGCAAGTACGCAGGCGCAGGGATCAGCCATTTCTGGCGGGTGGAGAACGAGGACGGTCTTCCGGTCGTCCATGTCTTCGAGCTGGAGCGGGCGACGAAGTCCTATGTGCCGATGGGAATCTTCCGGGGTCACCTCACGCTCCAGGTGCCTTTTCCGATCGACATCGACCTGACGGCGATGAACCGGCGGCCGTGA
- the era gene encoding GTPase Era → MVPMSSRPTQQSARPATAADDDALLGARPHRSGFACFVGRPNAGKSTLTNALVGTKVAITSDRPQTTRHTVRGIVHRPDAQLILVDTPGLHKPRTLLGERLNDVVRSTWAEVDVIGFCLPADQKLGPGDKFIAKELAAIKRTPKVAIVTKTDLVDSKQLAEQLIAASQLGAELGFEWAEIIPVSAVANTQVELLADLLVPLLPEGPLLYPEGDLTDEPEQIMVAELIREAALEGVRDELPHSLAVVVEEMLPREGRPEGRPLLDIHANVYIERQSQKAIVIGSKGARLKHVGTVARQQIEALLGTPVFLDLHVKVAKDWQRDPKQLRKLGF, encoded by the coding sequence ATGGTCCCCATGAGCTCTCGCCCCACCCAGCAGTCCGCCAGGCCCGCCACCGCTGCCGACGACGACGCCCTTCTGGGGGCCCGCCCGCACCGGTCGGGCTTCGCCTGCTTCGTCGGGCGCCCCAACGCGGGGAAGTCCACCCTCACCAACGCCCTGGTCGGCACCAAGGTCGCGATCACCTCCGACCGGCCGCAGACCACCCGCCACACCGTCCGGGGCATCGTGCACCGGCCCGACGCGCAGCTGATCCTGGTGGACACCCCCGGGCTGCACAAGCCGCGCACCCTGCTGGGCGAGCGGCTCAACGACGTGGTGCGCTCCACCTGGGCCGAGGTCGACGTGATCGGCTTCTGCCTCCCCGCCGACCAGAAGCTCGGCCCCGGTGACAAGTTCATCGCCAAGGAGCTGGCCGCGATCAAGCGGACCCCCAAGGTCGCCATCGTCACCAAGACCGACCTGGTGGACTCCAAGCAGCTCGCCGAGCAGCTGATCGCCGCCTCCCAGCTGGGCGCCGAGCTGGGCTTCGAGTGGGCCGAGATCATTCCGGTGTCGGCCGTCGCGAACACGCAGGTGGAGCTGCTCGCGGACCTGCTGGTGCCGCTGCTGCCGGAGGGCCCGCTGCTCTACCCGGAGGGCGACCTCACCGACGAGCCCGAGCAGATCATGGTTGCCGAGCTGATCCGCGAGGCCGCGCTGGAGGGTGTGCGGGACGAGCTGCCGCACTCGCTGGCCGTCGTGGTCGAGGAGATGCTGCCGCGCGAGGGACGTCCGGAGGGCCGGCCGTTGCTGGACATCCACGCCAATGTCTACATCGAGCGGCAGAGCCAGAAGGCCATCGTGATCGGTTCCAAGGGCGCCCGGCTGAAGCATGTGGGCACGGTCGCGCGCCAGCAGATCGAGGCGCTGCTCGGCACCCCGGTCTTCCTGGACCTGCACGTCAAGGTCGCCAAGGACTGGCAGCGCGACCCCAAGCAGCTGCGCAAGCTGGGGTTCTGA
- a CDS encoding LacI family DNA-binding transcriptional regulator, with translation MTQQSAARTGTPTSADVARRAGVSRATVSYVLNDTAGGRVSEQTRQRVRAAADELGYIPHAAARSLRAGHSGIVLLTTPDITFGPLFNDFYAELRSGLRAHGYTAVLYGDTGNDSETAARLWAELRPSAVIAGLGTALTPRSADLLKRSGTRAVLTLGGPPVQGVHALVMDQRGVGAAAGAHLLERGHRSIGVIVPTDHSLDLFSLPRLAGVRAAAGAAGAAGNGGLVERLDLDYTEEAAADLAARWRGLGHTALFSYNDEFAMLLMSAFQDAGIDIPGELALVGADDLMLARLLRPRLSTVRQILPGGRQLADLIDHLIRHPDSPPEVVDLPTATVVVRDSG, from the coding sequence ATGACTCAGCAATCAGCCGCCCGCACCGGCACACCCACCAGCGCCGACGTCGCCCGCCGTGCAGGCGTCTCCCGCGCCACCGTCTCGTACGTGCTCAACGACACCGCCGGGGGCCGCGTCAGCGAGCAGACCCGGCAACGGGTCCGCGCCGCGGCCGACGAACTCGGCTACATCCCGCACGCCGCCGCGCGCTCGCTCCGCGCCGGGCACAGCGGAATCGTGCTGCTGACCACCCCGGACATCACCTTCGGCCCGCTGTTCAACGACTTCTACGCGGAACTGCGCTCAGGCCTGCGCGCCCACGGCTACACCGCCGTGCTCTACGGGGACACCGGCAACGACAGCGAGACCGCCGCCCGGCTCTGGGCGGAGCTGCGCCCCTCGGCCGTGATCGCCGGCCTGGGCACCGCGCTCACCCCGCGCTCGGCCGACCTGCTGAAGCGTTCCGGCACCCGCGCGGTGCTGACCCTGGGTGGGCCACCGGTGCAGGGTGTGCACGCCCTGGTGATGGACCAGCGCGGGGTCGGCGCGGCCGCCGGCGCGCACCTGCTGGAGCGCGGCCACCGCTCGATCGGCGTGATCGTCCCCACCGACCACTCGCTGGACCTGTTCAGCCTCCCCCGCCTGGCGGGGGTCCGCGCCGCGGCGGGCGCGGCGGGCGCAGCGGGCAACGGCGGCCTGGTCGAGCGCCTGGACCTGGACTACACCGAGGAGGCCGCCGCGGACCTCGCCGCCCGCTGGCGCGGCCTCGGCCACACCGCGCTGTTCAGCTACAACGACGAGTTCGCGATGCTGCTGATGAGCGCCTTCCAGGACGCCGGGATCGACATCCCCGGCGAGCTGGCGCTGGTCGGCGCCGACGATCTGATGCTGGCCCGGCTGCTCCGGCCCAGACTGTCGACAGTGCGTCAGATCCTGCCCGGAGGACGGCAGTTGGCGGACCTGATCGACCATCTGATCCGCCACCCGGACTCCCCGCCGGAGGTCGTCGACCTGCCGACGGCGACCGTCGTAGTCCGCGACTCGGGCTGA
- the leuA gene encoding 2-isopropylmalate synthase — MSDTPFNERPTPVTAATVRQQPSGMPFQRYVPFGTVDLPDRTWPSKVITKAPRWLSTDLRDGNQALIDPMSPARKRAMFDLLVRMGYKEIEVGFPSSGATDFDFVRSIVEEGAIPEDVTISVLTQAREDLIARTVESLVGAPRATVHLYNATSPLFRRVVFKGSKEDIKNIAVDGTRLVMEYAEKLLAEDTVFGYQYSPEIFIDTELDFALEVCEAVMDVWQPAEGREIILNLPTTVERSTPNVYADKIEWMSRNLSRREFIALSTHPHNDRGTGVASAELAVMAGADRVEGCLFGQGERTGNLDLVNVGMNLFSQGVDPMIDFSDIDEIRRTYEYCNQMVVPERHPYAGDLVYTSFSGSHQDAIKKGFDALEADAAAAGHPVGEHTWGVPYLPIDPKDVGRSYEAVIRVNSQSGKGGIAYVLKNDHKLDLPRRMQIEFSKIIQAKTDTEGGEVTPAQIWAAFEDEYLPTPDAPWGRIQLGAYATGTTAEGKDSITVQAVVDGSPVELSGTGDGPLDAFFAALASIGVDARLLDYVEHTLSQGSGAQAASYWECAVDGQVLWGVGIDTSIVRASIKAVVSAVNRAHRG; from the coding sequence ATGTCCGACACGCCTTTCAATGAGCGGCCCACCCCTGTCACCGCCGCCACCGTGCGCCAGCAGCCGTCCGGGATGCCGTTCCAGCGCTACGTACCCTTCGGCACCGTCGACCTGCCGGACCGGACCTGGCCGTCCAAGGTGATCACCAAGGCCCCCCGCTGGCTGTCCACGGATCTGCGCGACGGCAACCAGGCCCTGATCGACCCGATGTCCCCGGCGCGCAAGCGGGCGATGTTCGACCTGCTGGTGCGGATGGGCTACAAGGAGATCGAGGTCGGTTTCCCCTCCTCCGGCGCCACCGACTTCGACTTCGTACGCTCCATCGTCGAAGAGGGCGCGATCCCCGAGGACGTCACCATCAGCGTGCTGACCCAGGCCCGCGAGGACCTGATCGCCCGCACCGTGGAGTCCCTGGTGGGCGCCCCCCGGGCGACCGTCCACCTCTACAACGCGACCTCGCCGCTGTTCCGCCGGGTGGTGTTCAAGGGGTCCAAGGAGGACATCAAGAACATCGCCGTCGACGGCACCCGGCTGGTGATGGAGTACGCCGAGAAGCTGCTGGCCGAGGACACCGTCTTCGGCTACCAGTACTCGCCGGAGATCTTCATCGACACCGAGCTGGACTTCGCGCTGGAGGTCTGCGAGGCGGTGATGGACGTCTGGCAGCCCGCCGAGGGTCGCGAGATCATCCTCAATCTGCCGACCACGGTGGAGCGTTCCACCCCCAACGTCTACGCCGACAAGATCGAGTGGATGTCGCGGAACCTGTCCCGCCGTGAGTTCATCGCGCTGTCCACCCACCCCCACAACGACCGCGGCACCGGCGTCGCCTCCGCCGAGCTGGCCGTGATGGCCGGCGCCGACCGGGTCGAGGGCTGCCTGTTCGGGCAGGGCGAGCGCACCGGCAACCTGGACCTGGTCAACGTCGGGATGAACCTGTTCTCCCAGGGCGTCGACCCCATGATCGACTTCTCGGACATCGACGAGATCCGTCGCACGTACGAGTACTGCAACCAGATGGTCGTCCCCGAGCGCCACCCCTACGCCGGCGACCTGGTCTACACGTCCTTCTCCGGCTCCCACCAGGACGCCATCAAGAAGGGCTTCGACGCCCTGGAGGCCGACGCCGCCGCGGCCGGCCACCCGGTCGGCGAGCACACCTGGGGTGTGCCGTACCTGCCGATCGACCCCAAGGACGTCGGCCGCTCCTACGAGGCCGTGATCCGGGTCAACAGCCAGTCCGGCAAGGGCGGCATCGCCTACGTCCTGAAGAACGACCACAAGCTGGACCTGCCGCGCCGGATGCAGATCGAGTTCTCGAAGATCATCCAGGCCAAGACCGACACCGAGGGCGGCGAGGTCACCCCGGCCCAGATCTGGGCCGCCTTCGAGGACGAGTACCTGCCCACCCCGGACGCCCCGTGGGGCCGGATCCAGCTGGGCGCCTACGCCACCGGCACCACCGCCGAGGGCAAGGACTCGATCACCGTCCAGGCCGTGGTGGACGGTTCGCCGGTCGAGCTGTCCGGCACCGGCGACGGCCCGCTCGACGCCTTCTTCGCCGCGCTGGCCTCCATCGGTGTCGACGCCCGGCTGCTGGACTACGTCGAGCACACCCTGAGCCAGGGCTCGGGCGCCCAGGCCGCCTCCTACTGGGAGTGCGCGGTGGACGGCCAGGTGCTGTGGGGGGTCGGCATCGACACCAGCATCGTCCGGGCCTCCATCAAGGCCGTCGTCAGCGCCGTCAACCGGGCGCACCGCGGCTGA
- a CDS encoding TerB family tellurite resistance protein, translating to MVVTPKLIELRARWRTESLGEFFCAGCGGDRNYRRQGGRRWLRLLGLPVLPVGDAGTTLQCTACRTRYGLDALERPTSSNLLAMLRTAQYTVVLAVLAAGGTARGTRETALGVIHDAGYPELDEPQVLAAIAALTGGDEDLVELYGCGSGLAVELHTALEPLAPHLIGPGRERLLTQGALVALADGPYRPTEREVLRAAGRCLKLTPAEIDATLAAATRQPHP from the coding sequence ATGGTGGTGACCCCCAAGCTGATCGAGCTCCGGGCGCGTTGGCGGACCGAGTCGCTCGGGGAGTTCTTCTGCGCGGGCTGCGGCGGCGACCGCAACTACCGTCGCCAGGGCGGACGCAGATGGCTGCGGCTGCTCGGCCTCCCGGTGCTGCCGGTGGGAGACGCGGGGACCACACTCCAGTGCACCGCCTGCCGGACCCGCTACGGCCTGGACGCCCTGGAACGCCCCACCTCCAGCAATCTGCTGGCGATGCTGCGCACCGCCCAGTACACCGTCGTCCTCGCCGTCCTCGCCGCCGGCGGCACCGCCCGCGGCACCCGCGAGACCGCGCTCGGCGTGATCCACGACGCCGGCTACCCCGAACTGGACGAGCCCCAGGTGCTGGCCGCCATCGCCGCGCTCACCGGCGGCGACGAGGACCTGGTCGAGCTGTACGGCTGCGGCAGCGGCCTGGCGGTGGAACTCCACACCGCGCTGGAGCCGCTGGCCCCGCACCTGATCGGCCCGGGACGGGAGCGGCTGCTCACCCAGGGCGCCCTGGTCGCGCTCGCCGACGGCCCGTACCGCCCCACCGAGCGCGAGGTGCTCCGCGCCGCCGGGCGCTGCCTCAAGCTCACCCCGGCGGAGATCGACGCGACCCTGGCGGCGGCGACCCGGCAGCCGCACCCCTGA
- the recO gene encoding DNA repair protein RecO — MSLFRDDGVVLRTQKLGEADRIITLLTRQHGRVRAVARGVRRTKSKFGARLEPFSHVDVQFFSRGEELVSRHLALCTQVETITPYGSRIVDDYGRYTAATAMLETAERFTENEGEPAVQQYLLLIGALRTLATGEHGSPLVLDAFLLRSLSVNGYAPSFGDCAKCGIPGPNRFFSVQTGGALCPDCRVPGSVVPSPETLVLLGALLSGDWETADATEPRHAREGSGLVAAYVQWHLERGLRSLRYVDR; from the coding sequence ATGAGTCTGTTCCGCGACGACGGGGTGGTGCTCCGGACCCAGAAACTGGGCGAGGCGGACCGCATCATCACCCTGCTCACCCGCCAGCACGGCCGGGTGCGTGCGGTCGCCCGCGGAGTACGCCGCACCAAGTCCAAGTTCGGCGCCCGGCTGGAACCTTTCTCCCATGTCGACGTGCAGTTCTTCTCCCGCGGCGAGGAACTGGTCAGCCGCCATCTGGCGCTGTGCACCCAGGTCGAGACGATCACCCCGTACGGGAGCCGGATCGTCGACGACTACGGCCGCTACACCGCCGCCACGGCCATGCTGGAGACCGCCGAGCGCTTCACCGAGAACGAGGGCGAGCCGGCGGTCCAGCAGTACCTGCTGCTGATCGGCGCGCTGCGCACGCTCGCCACCGGCGAGCACGGCTCACCGCTGGTGCTGGACGCCTTCCTGCTGCGCTCACTGTCCGTGAACGGTTACGCCCCGTCGTTCGGCGACTGCGCCAAGTGCGGGATACCGGGCCCCAACCGCTTCTTCTCGGTGCAGACCGGTGGGGCGCTCTGTCCCGACTGCCGCGTGCCCGGCAGTGTCGTACCCTCCCCTGAGACACTGGTACTGCTGGGGGCGCTGCTGTCCGGCGACTGGGAGACGGCGGACGCGACCGAACCCCGGCACGCCCGTGAGGGCAGCGGCCTGGTCGCGGCGTACGTCCAGTGGCATCTGGAGCGGGGGCTTCGCTCGCTCCGGTACGTCGATCGTTGA
- a CDS encoding isoprenyl transferase yields MATARRGLFGGGRQREYLPPSPHPSGARPPKIPGELVPEHVAVVMDGNGRWAKERGLPRTEGHKVGESVVLDVLKGCIELGVKNLSLYAFSTENWKRSPDEVRFLMNFNRDVIHRRRDEMNEMGIRIRWAGRMPKLWKSVVQELQIAEEMTRGNDAMTLYMCVNYGGRAEIADAAAALAADVAAGKLDPKKVNEKTLAKYMYHPDMPDVDLFIRPSGEQRTSNFLLWQSAYAEMVFQDVLWPDFDRRDLWRACEEFASRDRRYGGALPNEVSLPKQG; encoded by the coding sequence ATGGCAACAGCACGGCGCGGTCTCTTCGGCGGCGGTCGGCAGCGGGAGTACCTCCCCCCTTCCCCGCACCCCAGTGGCGCCCGGCCGCCCAAGATCCCGGGCGAGCTGGTCCCCGAGCACGTGGCCGTCGTCATGGACGGGAACGGCCGCTGGGCCAAGGAGCGCGGTCTGCCGCGGACCGAGGGCCACAAGGTCGGTGAGAGCGTCGTGCTGGACGTGCTCAAGGGCTGTATCGAGCTGGGTGTGAAGAACCTCTCGCTCTACGCCTTCTCCACCGAGAACTGGAAGCGGTCGCCGGACGAGGTCCGCTTCCTGATGAACTTCAACCGCGACGTCATCCACCGCCGCCGCGACGAGATGAACGAGATGGGGATCCGCATCCGCTGGGCCGGGCGGATGCCCAAGCTCTGGAAGAGCGTGGTGCAGGAGCTCCAGATCGCCGAGGAGATGACCCGCGGCAACGACGCGATGACGCTCTACATGTGCGTCAACTACGGCGGCCGCGCGGAGATCGCCGACGCGGCGGCTGCGCTCGCGGCGGACGTCGCCGCGGGGAAGCTGGACCCGAAGAAGGTCAACGAGAAGACCCTCGCCAAGTACATGTACCACCCCGACATGCCGGACGTGGACCTCTTCATCCGCCCCAGCGGGGAGCAGCGGACCTCCAACTTCCTGCTCTGGCAGTCGGCGTACGCGGAGATGGTCTTCCAGGACGTGCTGTGGCCGGACTTCGACCGGCGCGACCTGTGGCGCGCCTGCGAGGAGTTCGCTTCGCGGGACCGTCGCTACGGCGGTGCACTCCCCAATGAAGTGAGCCTCCCCAAGCAGGGGTGA
- a CDS encoding Fur family transcriptional regulator translates to MTPSPAQQSSPQPSSPARSTRQRTAVSSLLAEVDDFRSAQELHDLLKHRGDSVGLTTVYRTLQSLADAGEIDVLRTNEGEAVYRRCSSGHHHHLVCRSCGRTVEVEGPAVERWAEGVARDNGFVDVAHTLEIFGTCAECAVSER, encoded by the coding sequence GTGACGCCGTCGCCCGCGCAGCAGTCATCACCGCAGCCGTCGTCCCCCGCCCGGTCGACCCGGCAGCGCACGGCTGTCTCCTCCCTGCTCGCCGAGGTCGACGACTTCCGCAGCGCGCAGGAGCTGCATGATCTGCTGAAGCACCGGGGCGACTCGGTCGGACTCACCACCGTCTACCGCACCCTGCAGTCGCTGGCGGACGCCGGTGAGATCGATGTCCTGCGGACCAACGAGGGCGAAGCGGTCTACCGACGGTGCAGCAGTGGGCACCACCATCACCTGGTCTGCAGGTCCTGTGGACGGACGGTCGAGGTGGAGGGGCCGGCGGTCGAACGCTGGGCGGAGGGGGTGGCCCGCGACAACGGGTTCGTGGACGTGGCCCACACGCTGGAGATCTTCGGGACGTGTGCGGAGTGTGCCGTGTCTGAGCGTTAG
- a CDS encoding glycine--tRNA ligase, with amino-acid sequence MAADKIDTIVSLSKRRGFVYPCSEIYGGQKAAWDYGPLGVELKENIKRQWWRNMVTSREEVVGLDSSVILAREVWEASGHVATFSDPLTECTSCHKRYRADHLEEAYEAKHGHVPANGLADVNCPNCGNKGGFTTPKPMSGMLQTHLGAFNADDPAGLAYLRPETAQGIFINFHLVQQTSRKKPPFGIAQTGKSFRNEITPGNFIFRTREFEQMEMEFFVKPGEDEQWHEYWLQERWNWYTDLGIREENLRFYEHAKEKLSHYAKRTVDIEYRFNFGGNEFGELEGIANRTDYDLTQHSEHSGQDLKYFDQESGERWFPYVIEPAAGVNRAMLAFMLDAYREDEAPNAKGVMEKRVVMRLDPRLAPVKVAVLPLSRNAALSPKARGLAADLRKHWNVEFDDAGAIGRRYRRQDEIGTPFCITVDFDTLDDNAVTVRERDTMEQQRISLDQVEGFLAGKLLGC; translated from the coding sequence GTGGCCGCCGACAAGATCGACACCATCGTCAGCCTGAGCAAGCGCCGTGGCTTCGTCTATCCCTGCAGCGAGATCTACGGCGGCCAGAAGGCCGCCTGGGACTACGGGCCGCTGGGTGTCGAGCTGAAGGAGAACATCAAGCGGCAGTGGTGGCGCAACATGGTCACCAGCCGTGAGGAGGTTGTCGGCCTCGACTCGTCCGTCATCCTCGCCCGTGAGGTCTGGGAGGCCAGCGGCCATGTCGCGACCTTCAGCGACCCGCTGACCGAGTGCACCTCCTGTCACAAGCGCTACCGCGCGGACCACCTGGAGGAGGCGTACGAGGCCAAGCACGGCCACGTCCCGGCGAACGGCCTCGCCGACGTCAACTGCCCCAACTGCGGCAACAAGGGCGGCTTCACCACGCCCAAGCCGATGTCCGGGATGCTGCAGACGCACCTCGGCGCGTTCAACGCGGACGACCCGGCCGGTCTGGCGTACCTGCGCCCGGAGACCGCGCAGGGCATCTTCATCAACTTCCACCTGGTGCAGCAGACCTCGCGCAAGAAGCCCCCGTTCGGCATCGCCCAGACCGGCAAGAGCTTCCGCAACGAGATCACCCCCGGCAACTTCATCTTCCGCACCCGCGAGTTCGAGCAGATGGAGATGGAGTTCTTCGTCAAGCCGGGCGAGGACGAGCAGTGGCACGAGTACTGGCTGCAGGAGCGCTGGAACTGGTACACCGACCTCGGCATCCGTGAGGAGAACCTGCGCTTCTACGAGCACGCCAAGGAGAAGCTCTCCCACTACGCCAAGCGCACGGTGGACATCGAGTACCGCTTCAACTTCGGCGGCAACGAGTTCGGCGAGCTGGAGGGCATCGCCAACCGCACCGACTACGACCTGACCCAGCACAGCGAGCACTCCGGCCAGGACCTCAAGTACTTCGACCAGGAGTCCGGCGAGCGCTGGTTCCCGTACGTCATCGAGCCCGCGGCCGGTGTCAACCGCGCGATGCTGGCGTTCATGCTGGACGCCTACCGCGAGGACGAGGCGCCCAACGCCAAGGGTGTGATGGAGAAGCGCGTCGTCATGCGCCTCGACCCGCGCCTCGCGCCGGTCAAGGTCGCCGTGCTGCCGCTGTCGCGCAACGCGGCCCTCTCGCCGAAGGCCCGCGGCCTGGCCGCGGACCTGCGCAAGCACTGGAACGTCGAGTTCGACGACGCCGGCGCCATCGGCCGTCGCTACCGCCGCCAGGACGAGATCGGCACGCCGTTCTGCATCACCGTCGACTTCGACACCCTCGACGACAACGCGGTGACCGTGCGCGAGCGCGACACCATGGAGCAGCAGCGGATCTCGCTGGACCAGGTCGAGGGCTTCCTCGCCGGCAAGCTGCTGGGCTGCTGA
- a CDS encoding sensor histidine kinase, protein MATTTPDAPRAVPLPTWRTVLRVLGGPVLLWGWRETGFIAAGVPLAAPTVWAVAEMAKMSYLKSLLVLLLLLALTPLLTRLQRSRFRAMLGLDIPEIPGPDQPLRGWARLRVLRAESTWRKLAHHLLAGPLVAALATLVLAGWTVGLVLSTVYAWWMLVPSDSLIVTQSGRSSLWMTVTGVLLLWLMPWAALLVRELDTRAAAALLGPNRARELQRRVESLAESRSEVVDAADAERRRIERDLHDGAQQRLVSLAMNLGLARRMLKGLPADVQAPRAMEALEEAHREAQAAIVELRDLVRGLHPVVLEDRGLDAALSGIAARAPLPVRLTVELKQRASPAVEAVAYFVVSEALANTTKHAHASRAEVSVRQSGPRIVITVLDDGIGGADPAKGTGLSGLRQRAASVDGTLAVSSPPGGPTTLTVELPCVL, encoded by the coding sequence ATGGCAACGACAACCCCCGACGCGCCCCGGGCCGTTCCGCTCCCGACGTGGCGAACGGTGCTGCGGGTGCTGGGCGGCCCGGTGCTGCTCTGGGGTTGGCGGGAGACCGGGTTCATCGCGGCCGGGGTGCCGCTGGCGGCGCCCACCGTGTGGGCGGTCGCAGAGATGGCCAAGATGTCGTACCTCAAGTCCCTGCTGGTGCTGCTGCTTCTGCTGGCACTGACGCCGCTGCTCACCCGGCTGCAGCGGAGCCGGTTCCGGGCCATGCTGGGCCTGGACATCCCGGAGATCCCCGGGCCCGACCAGCCGTTGCGCGGCTGGGCCCGGCTGCGGGTGCTCCGGGCCGAGAGCACCTGGCGGAAGCTGGCCCACCACCTGCTGGCCGGCCCGCTGGTGGCCGCGCTCGCGACGCTGGTGCTGGCGGGCTGGACGGTGGGGCTGGTGCTGTCCACGGTCTACGCCTGGTGGATGCTGGTGCCGTCGGACAGCCTGATCGTCACCCAGTCCGGCAGAAGCAGCCTCTGGATGACCGTGACGGGGGTGCTGCTGCTCTGGCTGATGCCCTGGGCGGCGCTGCTGGTACGCGAATTGGACACCAGGGCGGCGGCCGCGCTGCTCGGCCCGAACCGGGCCAGGGAGCTGCAGCGCCGGGTCGAGTCGCTGGCGGAGAGCCGCAGCGAGGTCGTCGACGCGGCGGACGCCGAGCGGCGCAGGATCGAGCGGGATCTGCACGACGGCGCCCAGCAGCGGCTGGTGTCCCTGGCGATGAACCTGGGGCTGGCCCGGCGGATGCTCAAGGGACTCCCGGCGGACGTACAGGCGCCGCGCGCCATGGAGGCGCTCGAGGAGGCGCACCGTGAGGCGCAGGCGGCCATCGTCGAACTCCGGGACCTGGTCCGCGGTCTGCACCCGGTGGTGCTGGAGGACCGGGGCCTGGACGCGGCCCTGTCCGGCATCGCCGCCCGCGCCCCGCTCCCGGTGCGGCTGACCGTGGAGTTGAAGCAGCGGGCGTCCCCTGCGGTCGAGGCGGTGGCCTACTTCGTGGTCTCCGAGGCCCTGGCGAACACCACCAAGCACGCGCACGCCTCGCGGGCCGAGGTGTCGGTGCGGCAGAGTGGCCCGCGCATCGTGATCACCGTCCTGGACGACGGGATCGGCGGTGCGGACCCGGCGAAGGGGACCGGACTCTCCGGGCTGCGGCAGCGCGCCGCCTCGGTGGACGGGACCCTGGCCGTCAGCAGCCCCCCAGGGGGCCCCACCACACTCACCGTGGAGTTGCCGTGCGTGCTGTGA